The following are encoded together in the Proteiniphilum saccharofermentans genome:
- the istB gene encoding IS21-like element helper ATPase IstB yields MKQIENMKQYAGILRLGYLSKNLQPMLHQASIDTPGYADFLENMLIKELEQRQLNDYRRRTKLARLPRAHELDEYDYKASSSIGIRQMTQLRELLWVDQLYNLVLMGPSGTGKTYLAGGLVNDAIKKGYRAYFTTMADLIGVLNRKEIISSAMSTYKRYTKAHLIAIDDIMMFPVQKSEAVALFNLINHLHEQCSIIITTNKSPSQWAETLDDEVLATAILDRLLYRCEVIRFEGNGYRMDNRKTFLEKE; encoded by the coding sequence ATGAAGCAGATAGAAAACATGAAGCAATATGCCGGCATACTTCGTTTGGGATACCTGAGCAAAAACTTGCAGCCGATGCTTCACCAGGCGAGCATAGATACACCGGGATACGCGGACTTCCTGGAGAACATGCTTATAAAAGAGCTAGAGCAGCGACAGCTGAATGATTACCGGCGCAGGACTAAACTGGCCCGTCTGCCACGTGCACACGAGCTTGACGAGTACGATTACAAGGCCTCGAGCAGCATCGGCATAAGGCAGATGACACAGCTCAGGGAGCTGCTCTGGGTCGATCAGCTATACAACCTGGTGCTGATGGGGCCAAGCGGTACGGGCAAAACATACCTGGCCGGGGGACTGGTCAATGATGCCATCAAGAAAGGTTATAGGGCCTATTTTACCACCATGGCTGACCTGATAGGCGTGCTCAACAGGAAAGAAATCATCTCATCGGCAATGAGCACCTACAAGCGATACACCAAGGCACACCTGATTGCCATAGATGACATCATGATGTTCCCGGTGCAAAAGAGTGAAGCGGTGGCTCTGTTCAATCTGATCAATCACCTGCATGAGCAGTGCTCGATCATCATCACCACTAACAAGTCACCCAGCCAGTGGGCGGAGACACTGGATGATGAAGTGTTAGCCACAGCCATCCTGGATCGACTGCTATATCGTTGCGAGGTGATCAGGTTCGAGGGAAACGGTTACCGTATGGACAACCGGAAAACTTTCCTTGAGAAAGAATAA
- the istA gene encoding IS21 family transposase, whose protein sequence is MKTQIHDLRKVRMWYEVKELSSNPGNSDSKIAKKLGVDRRTVSRYKKMSEEEFHEFSMKQRVYELVLSPYYPDVLSLLSIDNGLPAAVIEDRLKEKYADLPKVNSKTVYNFVQHVRRQEKIPVPEKIRQTEALEEFAYGSQAQVDFGTAQMRRLDGSRRRVYFFALVLSRSRYKYVFFQTTPFTGKTAVQAHEQAFKYIEGIPGKLLYDQDSVFLKSENLGDYLLADDFRRYRDERGISVEFCRKADPQSKGRVENVVGYVKNNFLRARTFHDIDRLNEEVLSWLERKANGTKHATTKRLPHDVWLIEKEHLSFFRPSPAIPRDEIPTYTVRKDNTISYKGNFYRVPYGTYNGKGPEVLLKVKDGTLSLSNRQGILLAEHPVSLEKGKVRGDTQV, encoded by the coding sequence GAAGTTAAAGAACTTTCCAGTAATCCGGGCAATTCGGACAGTAAAATTGCAAAAAAGTTGGGTGTTGATCGCAGAACTGTTTCCAGGTACAAGAAGATGAGTGAAGAAGAGTTTCATGAGTTTTCAATGAAACAACGTGTATACGAACTTGTTCTGTCGCCATATTACCCGGACGTTCTTTCCTTATTGAGTATAGACAATGGTTTGCCGGCGGCAGTGATAGAAGACCGGCTGAAGGAGAAATACGCCGACTTGCCGAAGGTGAACAGCAAGACTGTATACAACTTTGTCCAGCACGTGCGGCGTCAGGAGAAGATCCCTGTACCGGAGAAGATCCGCCAGACGGAAGCCCTGGAAGAGTTTGCATATGGCAGCCAGGCGCAGGTTGACTTCGGTACAGCACAGATGCGACGTTTGGACGGCAGTAGGCGCAGGGTTTATTTTTTTGCCCTTGTCCTGTCACGCAGTCGCTACAAATATGTGTTTTTCCAAACAACTCCCTTCACCGGGAAAACAGCCGTCCAGGCTCACGAGCAGGCCTTCAAGTATATAGAGGGTATCCCCGGGAAGCTTCTCTATGATCAGGACTCGGTGTTTCTGAAAAGTGAGAACCTTGGCGATTATCTCCTGGCTGATGATTTTCGTCGCTACAGGGATGAACGCGGTATCAGCGTTGAGTTCTGCCGCAAGGCCGATCCCCAGAGCAAAGGCCGGGTCGAGAACGTGGTAGGATACGTGAAAAACAACTTTCTTCGCGCGCGTACCTTTCACGATATAGATCGCCTCAACGAGGAAGTCCTGAGCTGGTTGGAGCGCAAGGCGAACGGCACCAAACATGCCACGACGAAGCGCCTGCCCCATGACGTGTGGTTGATTGAAAAGGAGCATCTCTCCTTTTTTCGCCCCTCACCGGCAATCCCCCGGGATGAGATTCCCACCTACACGGTGAGAAAAGATAACACAATCAGTTACAAGGGGAACTTCTACAGGGTCCCATATGGCACCTATAACGGGAAGGGACCGGAGGTATTACTCAAGGTCAAGGATGGCACCCTTTCGCTTTCCAACCGGCAAGGCATCCTTCTGGCCGAGCACCCCGTCAGTCTTGAAAAAGGCAAGGTAAGAGGAGATACACAAGTATAA